A genomic segment from Methanoplanus limicola DSM 2279 encodes:
- a CDS encoding ribonuclease P protein component 1 has protein sequence MINPGNVCRHELTGLTVKVESSTNSFQNNISGRIADETKNMLVIHTGTGLRKVQKIGAVFQIRLPDDTLVRVDGSVLASQPEKRISMRIKNPR, from the coding sequence TTGATTAATCCGGGTAATGTATGCAGGCATGAGCTTACCGGCCTTACTGTTAAGGTTGAATCTTCAACCAACAGTTTTCAGAATAATATCTCCGGCCGGATTGCTGATGAAACAAAAAACATGCTTGTGATACATACCGGAACAGGTCTCAGAAAAGTGCAGAAGATAGGGGCTGTGTTTCAGATCCGCCTTCCAGATGATACTCTTGTAAGGGTTGATGGTTCGGTGCTCGCTTCGCAGCCTGAGAAACGTATCAGTATGCGAATTAAAAATCCGAGGTAA